From the genome of Nicotiana sylvestris chromosome 2, ASM39365v2, whole genome shotgun sequence, one region includes:
- the LOC138885193 gene encoding uncharacterized protein: MKGFMRFGKKGKLSPRYVGPYKIIRRIGRVAYELDLPSELEAVHPVFHVSLLRKCIGDPSRIMPIDDINVAEDLSYAKVPVAILDLRVRNLRTKEVASVKVLWRNNNIEEMTWEAEEEMRKKDPHLFMT; encoded by the coding sequence atgaagggctttatgcgatttggaaagaaggggaagCTTAGCCCCAGGTATGTTGGACCGTATAAGATTATTCGAAGGATTGGTAGGGTGGCGTACGAGCTTGATTTGCCTTCAGAATTGGAAGCAGTCCATCCTGTGTTTCATGTATCTCTGTTGCGGAAGTGCATTGGAGATCCTTCACGTATTATGCCCATTGATGATATTAACGTTGCTGAAGACTTATCTTATGCAAAGGTACCAGTAGCTATTTTAGATCTGCGGGTAAGAAATCTTCGAACTAAAGAAGTGGCTTCCGTGAAAGTATTATGGAGAAATAACAACATCGAGGAAATGACTTGGGAAGCTGAggaggaaatgaggaagaaggaCCCCCACCTATTTATGACTTAA